From one Rhodovulum sp. ES.010 genomic stretch:
- a CDS encoding nitrogen regulation protein NR(II) — translation MSLGHDAIWTALPIPAFLLDAEDRIAAINPAAELFMNATLRTLRDMPVFDRLAVDAPLDEAFARVRANHAALFINDVDVTAGARAPVQCNLQIAPMNDQAKHVLLLVSPRELAGRLGRAHSVKTAAKSAIGMAEMLAHEIKNPLAGITGAAQLLSMNLSGSDLELTDLIVAESRRIVALLDQVEQFGNLSPPKCRAVNIHDVLDRARKSATVSYAAHMKIEEDYDPSLPPTWADPDQLMQVFSNLIRNAAQAAGPDGGTIRLHTFYEQSLRLRHPDGSGVPVPLQVEIIDDGPGLPTEIAGDIFEPFVSGRENGTGLGLALVSKIVSDHGGWIAVDSVPGRTVFRISLPVAPKPREDET, via the coding sequence ATGAGCCTTGGCCATGACGCGATCTGGACTGCGCTGCCGATCCCGGCCTTCCTTCTGGACGCCGAGGACCGCATCGCCGCGATCAACCCCGCCGCCGAGCTGTTCATGAACGCCACGCTCAGGACACTGCGCGACATGCCTGTCTTCGACCGGCTCGCCGTGGATGCGCCGCTGGACGAGGCCTTCGCGCGGGTTCGCGCAAACCACGCGGCGCTGTTCATCAACGATGTCGACGTGACGGCCGGGGCGCGGGCGCCGGTGCAGTGCAACCTGCAGATCGCGCCGATGAACGACCAGGCCAAGCATGTGCTTTTGCTGGTTTCGCCGCGTGAACTGGCCGGGCGGCTGGGGCGGGCGCATTCGGTGAAGACGGCGGCGAAATCCGCCATCGGCATGGCCGAGATGCTGGCCCACGAAATCAAGAACCCGCTCGCCGGCATCACCGGGGCGGCGCAACTCCTGTCGATGAACCTCAGCGGCAGCGACCTGGAGCTGACCGACCTGATCGTCGCCGAAAGCCGTCGGATCGTGGCGCTGCTCGACCAGGTGGAACAGTTCGGCAACCTCAGCCCGCCCAAGTGCCGGGCGGTCAACATCCACGATGTCCTGGACCGGGCGCGGAAATCGGCGACGGTCAGCTATGCCGCGCATATGAAGATCGAGGAGGATTACGACCCCTCGCTGCCGCCCACCTGGGCGGATCCCGACCAGCTGATGCAGGTGTTTTCCAACCTCATCCGCAACGCCGCCCAGGCGGCTGGGCCAGATGGCGGCACGATCCGGCTGCACACCTTCTACGAACAGTCGCTACGCTTGCGTCACCCGGACGGCTCGGGCGTGCCGGTGCCGCTGCAGGTCGAGATCATCGACGACGGCCCCGGCCTGCCCACCGAGATCGCCGGCGACATTTTCGAGCCCTTCGTTTCGGGCCGCGAGAACGGCACCGGGCTGGGCCTCGCGCTGGTCTCCAAGATCGTCTCCGACCACGGCGGCTGGATTGCGGTCGACTCGGTGCCCGGGCGCACCGTCTTCCGCATCTCTTTGCCCGTCGCCCCCAAACCCCGAGAGGATGAGACCTGA
- a CDS encoding response regulator, whose amino-acid sequence MDGTVLVADDDRTIRTVLTQALTRAGCKVHATSSLTTLMRWVGEGKGDLVISDVVMPDGNGLEMLPKIGEERPGLPVIVISAQNTIMTAIQAAEAEAYDYLPKPFDLPDLMKRAARALETKRRVRPTREVPEPPDEQDDLPLVGRTPQMQALYRLVARVMNADLPVLITGESGTGKSLIARAIHDFSDRRSLPFVIAAAADLEGVDGPSALVSRAKGGSILFDEVSDLDEEAQGRIVRMLDAFGDNAPRAMATSQTDLMARMEAGEFRQDLFYRLGGVTIAVPSLRERVDDIPLLAEHFLARGERDGAQPRVLASDAMDLIRAYSWPGNVRQLEHTIRRLVVTSPEEVITRAEVEAVLGNQPEIEPLVGGGDGEKLSASVAKHLRRYFDLHGGVLPPPGLYARILREVEFPLIEIALDATGGNQAKCADLLGINRNTLRKKITDLDIRVTRRRKLM is encoded by the coding sequence ATGGACGGAACCGTTCTTGTCGCCGACGACGACCGCACGATCCGCACCGTGCTGACGCAAGCGCTGACCCGCGCGGGCTGCAAGGTGCACGCGACCTCGTCGCTGACGACGCTGATGCGCTGGGTGGGCGAGGGCAAGGGCGACCTGGTGATCTCGGACGTGGTCATGCCCGACGGCAACGGTCTGGAAATGCTGCCCAAGATCGGCGAGGAACGCCCCGGCCTGCCCGTGATCGTGATCTCGGCCCAGAACACGATCATGACCGCGATCCAGGCTGCCGAGGCGGAGGCCTACGACTATCTGCCCAAGCCGTTCGACCTGCCCGACCTCATGAAGCGGGCGGCCCGCGCGCTGGAGACCAAGCGCCGCGTGCGTCCGACCCGCGAGGTGCCCGAGCCGCCGGACGAGCAGGACGACCTGCCGCTTGTCGGGCGCACACCGCAGATGCAGGCGCTTTATCGTTTGGTGGCGCGGGTGATGAACGCCGACCTGCCGGTGCTGATCACCGGGGAGTCGGGCACCGGCAAGTCGCTGATCGCCCGTGCGATCCACGATTTCTCCGACCGCCGTTCACTGCCCTTCGTGATCGCCGCTGCCGCCGATCTCGAAGGCGTCGACGGCCCCTCGGCACTGGTCTCACGCGCCAAGGGCGGTTCGATCCTGTTCGACGAGGTTTCCGATCTGGACGAAGAGGCGCAGGGGCGCATCGTGCGGATGCTGGACGCGTTCGGCGACAATGCCCCGCGCGCCATGGCCACCAGCCAGACGGACCTGATGGCGCGGATGGAGGCCGGCGAGTTCCGGCAGGATCTGTTCTACCGCCTCGGCGGCGTGACCATCGCCGTGCCGTCCCTCCGCGAGCGGGTCGACGACATCCCGCTGCTCGCCGAGCACTTCCTGGCGCGGGGCGAGCGTGATGGGGCCCAGCCGCGGGTGCTCGCCTCCGACGCGATGGACCTGATCCGCGCCTATAGCTGGCCGGGCAACGTGCGCCAGCTGGAGCACACGATCCGCCGCCTCGTGGTCACCAGCCCGGAAGAGGTCATCACCCGCGCAGAGGTCGAGGCGGTGCTGGGCAACCAGCCCGAAATCGAGCCACTGGTGGGCGGCGGCGACGGCGAAAAGCTGTCTGCCTCGGTCGCCAAGCATCTGCGGCGCTATTTCGACCTGCATGGCGGCGTGCTGCCGCCACCGGGCCTTTACGCCCGGATCCTGCGCGAGGTGGAGTTTCCGCTGATCGAGATCGCGCTGGACGCCACAGGGGGAAACCAGGCCAAGTGTGCGGATTTACTGGGAATCAACCGGAATACGCTGCGCAAGAAGATCACCGACCTCGATATTCGCGTGACACGTCGCCGCAAATTGATGTAA